The following nucleotide sequence is from Alphaproteobacteria bacterium.
CAGAGTTCCATCGCCTTGGATTTGCCGACCGCGCGGGTAAGACGCTGGGTACCCCCGGCGCCAGGCAGAATACCAAGTGTTATTTCGGGCTGTCCGAATTTGGCCGTGTCGCCGGCGAGAATGAGATCGCACATCATGGCCAGTTCGCATCCGCCTCCAAGCGCGAACCCGGCGACGGCTGCAATGACCGGTTTGCGGCAGCGCGTGATGCGTTCCCAATCCCTGGTAATGAAATCTTCACCATAAGCTTCGGCAAAGCTCTTGCCGGCCATCTCCTTGATATCGGCCCCGGCGGCAAAGGCCTTCTCGCCGCCCGTGAGGACGATGGCGCCAATCGCGTCATCCGCTTCGAAAGCGTCGAGCACGGTATTGAGTTCGCCGATCAGCGCGCTGTTGAGCGCGTTCAGCGCCTCCGGCCGGTTCAGCGTGATCAGGCCGACCCGCTCGCGGGTTT
It contains:
- a CDS encoding enoyl-CoA hydratase: MTTATYETLIVETRERVGLITLNRPEALNALNSALIGELNTVLDAFEADDAIGAIVLTGGEKAFAAGADIKEMAGKSFAEAYGEDFITRDWERITRCRKPVIAAVAGFALGGGCELAMMCDLILAGDTAKFGQPEITLGILPGAGGTQRLTRAVGKSKAMELCLTGRMMEAEEAERAGLVARIVPSGELVDEAVRLAGKIAAFSRPSVMMAKEAVNAAFETSLAEGIRLERRLFHATFATEDQKEGMRAFMEKRKPDFRHR